From Sulfurovum zhangzhouensis, the proteins below share one genomic window:
- a CDS encoding S49 family peptidase translates to MSRVLKALQQESWLILPERLELMRQIASREYDVEMLATKVGQPLDNTRTVELRGTTAVIPVIGSIYRYANLFTEICGDVSTEALIQDIVKAGDNPRVKEIVMNFDTGGGQAAGIWEASKIIADVKRVKPVIAYVDDVAASGGYWLASACDHIAASKTAMVGSIGAVYGFTFKNNPGMESIEIVSSISPKKRPDVRTDSGKEQVQTWADRLGETFVQEVASNRGVTYEYVLDNFGQGDMLIAEDALSAGMIDEITTFEALLKSIQS, encoded by the coding sequence ATGAGTAGGGTACTAAAGGCACTACAGCAAGAGTCGTGGCTGATACTTCCAGAAAGACTTGAGCTTATGCGCCAGATCGCTTCACGCGAATATGATGTAGAGATGCTTGCTACAAAAGTAGGACAACCGCTAGACAATACCAGAACGGTAGAGCTTAGAGGCACTACGGCCGTCATCCCTGTGATAGGTTCTATCTATCGTTATGCGAACCTGTTTACAGAAATATGTGGGGATGTATCTACAGAGGCACTTATACAGGACATTGTAAAAGCAGGTGATAACCCAAGAGTAAAAGAGATCGTTATGAACTTTGATACAGGCGGAGGTCAGGCCGCAGGCATTTGGGAAGCAAGTAAGATCATCGCTGATGTAAAACGTGTAAAACCGGTTATTGCCTATGTGGATGATGTCGCTGCATCAGGAGGGTACTGGCTCGCAAGCGCATGTGATCATATCGCTGCGTCAAAGACAGCGATGGTTGGAAGTATAGGCGCAGTTTATGGATTTACTTTTAAAAACAACCCCGGCATGGAGAGTATAGAGATCGTCTCTTCTATAAGCCCGAAAAAACGTCCGGATGTTCGTACAGACTCAGGCAAAGAGCAGGTACAGACATGGGCGGATAGACTGGGTGAGACTTTCGTACAGGAAGTCGCTAGCAACAGAGGTGTCACCTACGAATATGTGTTAGACAATTTCGGACAGGGTGATATGCTCATCGCTGAAGATGCACTAAGTGCAGGAATGATCGATGAGATAACGACTTTTGAGGCTCTCCTCAAAAGTATTCAATCTTAA